AACGATAGGTAAGTATGATTTGGAATTTAATGGCAAAAACTTTGTTTTGAAAAATAAATTAACTGCTTGTTTGGCAGAAGATGCCTGTGGAATCCCACTTGCAACTGATAATAAATTTAGAGTAAAAGAAGATAATTCTTCTTGTACACCAAATTCCGGTTGTTGTTAAGTATAAAAATAATTTTTATATGTATTTAAAATTATTTAAAGAGATTTCTATAATACAAAATATTGATATTATATCTATTGAAAGAAAGGCTGTTTTACAGCCTTTTATAGATTATATTCAACAAAAAGTTGATTGTAAACAAACTGTAAATATTAACTTTATTTGCACACATAATTCTCGAAGAAGTCATCTTTCACAAGTTTGGGCGCAGGTAGCAGCCGCATATTTTAATATTCCTAATGTACAATGTTATTCGGGAGGAACAGAAGTAACAGCTTTATTTCCTAAAGTAGCAGAAACGTTAATGAGTCAAGGTTTAAATATTCAAATCATAGCAGATAATTCTAACCCTATTTATGCAATTAAGTATGATGAGAATACGCAATCAATCATTGGTTTTTCTAAAAAATATGATGATATATTTAATCCTACATCACAATTTGTCGCAGTTTTGACCTGTTCACAAGCTGATGGAGGTTGTCCTTTTATTCCAGGAGCAGAGAAAAGAATACCTATCACTTTTGAAGATCCAAAAATATCTGATGGAACTGCTCAACAAATGGAAGTTTATAAACAGAAAAGTATTGAAATAGCTTCAGAAATG
The DNA window shown above is from Empedobacter falsenii and carries:
- a CDS encoding arsenate-mycothiol transferase ArsC, with amino-acid sequence MYLKLFKEISIIQNIDIISIERKAVLQPFIDYIQQKVDCKQTVNINFICTHNSRRSHLSQVWAQVAAAYFNIPNVQCYSGGTEVTALFPKVAETLMSQGLNIQIIADNSNPIYAIKYDENTQSIIGFSKKYDDIFNPTSQFVAVLTCSQADGGCPFIPGAEKRIPITFEDPKISDGTAQQMEVYKQKSIEIASEMLYVFSQIKN